Genomic window (Drosophila albomicans strain 15112-1751.03 chromosome X, ASM965048v2, whole genome shotgun sequence):
GCTGCCTCTCCCTCCACACactttccccctctctctcttcccttGTGTCGTTGTAATgggataaataaataatgcaaataaataacgctgaaataaaatcaaatgcaatgaCGAATTATGATGCTAgatgtatctctctctcttgagctgtgtgttgtgtgtccCCGTTGTCCTGTCTGATTGGGGCAGCTCGTAAATCACTGACAATCGTAGtgtccctctccctctctgtctcttctgATTAGCGagtacaacacacacacacatacttgtcttctctccctctcctctCGATATCTAGAGCGAGAGGTCAGAGACTGGTGTCAAGTGCCAAGGGCATTCTGAATATGTATGAAGTGTGTGTTGTATAGTTTATGAAGAAGGGCATATCtgtccatctctctctctctcttcaactcactcactcactcttaCTAAGCGTATTTtgtcataaatattaaacgaaCTTATCTCTTTCGTCTTTgtttgccaacaaaaaaatgtatcatTTGAGCCaagtttgttaattatttatgctgccatgtttcatattttgctGCCCGTTGCAGCTGATTTATGACATCTCACACATTTACGAACTCACATACATGTCTTGACATGCTGTGACATGCTTGCGCATGTTTTCGCCTGCGTTTTCCGTGGGGAACACTGAAACTGGCTCCAACTTAACTCAAAGCAAACTCAACTTCGATATCTGATTCATTTCATATTAGAATCTGCAGTCAAGTGTTTTTCGcaaatctttttcttttcttttctttttgagaTTAAATTAGTCACAAACCTTTAAATGAAGTATTTAATGTCTTCATCTCCACCACAATTGTTGTCGAACATTCTTCGGTCAATGCTTCCTCTGTTTTTCtgtaaaaagaagaaaaatcttttaatgcaaagtttgttaaacaaatattttcttcGAACATGCTCTTCATGCTCTTCTAATAAAAAACTGCGCTGTGAAatcacatatatgtatatgtttttaaataaattataatattataatattactgGATACTACAGTTCATTTGCATACGCACACATGCAGAAAAGGTTTAGCAGAGTTTGGTCACactgtttgcttttaatttttcctaACTATTTAtctttcaaatttctttgttttttttttgtaattaatgcATATAGTAtggttaaattttgtttatttcctTAACTTTCCATTAGTAAACTCGAATTTAAAATGGATTACGATATATTTATGGTGTTCATATACACATTACCCATTGCAATGGatgaaagtatttaaatatactatattcatGCCATGGCAGTCTTAAATATTTggtacaaaaaattaattatagtcttttagagtgatacaaaaatttgttagcttgaacatatacaaaataatgtttattatagCAGCCGCTGCAATAGtttattctatggtatatttggaagaaaatggtatttttgttataccaAACAacacttttggtatattatgagTTAGCGCTCTCAGTTGTATGCTCGAATATtctattatacatattatactATGTTGGATGGAATAAAATAGATAATTCGTTATACAAAacacttttggtatattaatatagaatATGAGGTTTATCACTTTTGTGCTCGAGGATTCTATTATACTATGTCTACTATGCACattgtgttttattgtttcagtagaaaaatattttgtactctatggtatattatggaATAGCGTGGTATTTTCGttataccaaacaaaacatttggtatattatgagTATGTTCGTCGTTCTCACTTTTATGCTCGAAAACTCTATTCTATATTGTTTTTCATTGTTGCAATAGAAAAATTGTTTGTATGCCATGGAATGAAATGGTATTTTCGTAATACCAAACAacacttttggtattttattatagtatattagcGTACTCACTTTAATGCTTGAAAATTCTATTATACTATGTTTACTATGCacattgtattttattgtttgttttattaagtattctatggtatatttgaaatattatggTATTTTAGTTAtaccaaacaacaaatttggtatattatgagTATGTTCGTCGTTCTCACTTTATGATTATGATGTTTTTCATTGTTGCAATAGAAAAATATGTTGTATGCCATGGAATGAAAAGGTATTTTCGTAATACCAAACAacacttttggtattttattatagtatattagcGTACTCACTTTTATGCTTGGAAATTCTATTATACTATGTTCTATATGTATTGTacattgaaaattttattgttttagtaAAAACTCCAATTGTGCtgctctctttttgttttgttttaaaaatgcatCAACCACTTTTGAGccttaaaatcaaataaaaaccaatACAGCAAGCAATCCTtcgttgatgttttttttggGACAATTGTTAATTGCAAAAGGAATATTGGTGGATGCTTAAAGCGTAGCTATAATTTAGTTGAATTGGACGAGAGGTCGGTCTATGCGATACATGTGCTGATTTATAGCTCTACTTAGTTGAGACGCCCCCTTTGACCAAGCGAAGCAGCTGAGTCTCTAGCGGAGGtaaatgagtgtgtgtgtgtatgtatgtgttgggCATGTTAAGAgccgagttgagttgagttgagtcagATTCGTTGCGGTTTCAATGTCCATCTATGTGGCGGGATCGTCATCAGTTTCAGTTGAGTTTTGTGTCCGAGTATCGAATGCGGACATCGAGAGTATCGGACGGAATACGGATACGTCGTATATGGTTGAAGTGCAATAAAGTCGAATTTAATTGCCCGTTTGAAATGAGCAAACTTAATGGACAATGACTCATTAACACTGACACGTCAAACAATAATGGCGTGTCTGGGGCGGCTGTTTGGCGCAAAAAGGAAAACGGAAAGGCGGAAATTGAAATAACGCTTCCTGCGCCAAAATggaacgacaacgacaacgcacAGCTCAACACAGCAGCGAACCGAACGAAACACGTCCTCATCGACTTGGATGTGGATGTCGAAGACGCTGAGCAGCGGACATGTCCATGGCCATGACAAAAGCTTTGCCATGCCACCGACTCGAAGGAGCACATCAAAAGAATGCCAAgacacacactcgtacactgagagaaaatgTGGTGcgcgaaattgaaattcattttaagaatataaagCATACATGtaattatatatcatatatgtatataaagtggtaaatttttagtatttttagtttgaTTATAtcaagtggtatatttttagtattttgcaagATATTAGTTTGATATAacgatataccgaatatatcaagtggtatatttttagtattttgcaatatattagTTTGCCAaaaagatataccaaatatatcaagtggtatatttttagtattttgcaatatattagtttgatataatgatataccaaatatatcaagtggtatatttttagtattttgcaatatattagtttgatatataattatataccaaatatatcaatttgtatattttaaatattttgcaatatattagtttgatataatcatataccaaatatatcaagtggtatatttttagtattttgcaatatattagtttgatataatgatataccaaatatatcaaggggtatatttttagtattttgcaatatattagtttgatataatgatataccaaatatatcaagtggtatatttttagtattttgcaatatattagTTTGATATAacggtataccaaatatatcaagtggtatatttttagtatttttcaatatattagtttgatataatgatataccaaatatatcaagtggtatatttttagtattttgcaatatattagtttgatataaagatattttagtatttttccagAATATTAGTTTGATATATTCAAGgcattgtattttatattactgaaatatatacatacatatattgttaCTATAGAAATTTTCGTTAAATaaacattgttttgctttattaaatatttgcacataatttttaagtaaaGCAATACAAAAACGACAACTATTCATTATACGCACTACTCATAGCATAGAAGatcgtatattttgtactttctagtatattttgcaccctataatatatttacagTGTGGTATTTCATCAATATATAATACGTagacttttggtatattttagaatttgtgcggtatattaattcgatatattttaccgcactgttttgcttttagctttcttacttgtttttttttttaaatttaattttaaatcattcaacttttgacaaattttttactcaaaataataataattattatattatttaaaaatattcagtACCTTCAAATTAGgcttaacaaataataaaataaatttgaaaaataaggAATTAAAGAGCAAATGATTTTTGTTATACTTTGAAATCATAAATGACTTTAACATCTATCGAAATTTAAAgtacatttaaatacttaaattcaTCAAGTTTAAACTtggaaatgtaaaaaatagattataacaaaaaaacatctATATTTAATAGATTGTTTAACAACACATATTATAGaagaaatttaatgaaataatcatATACATTAAAAGTAATGTGGaaataaactattattattattattaaagtatagatttcaaataaatttataaccTAGCTTAAATTTACAAGCGCTGGCAGCTTTCAGCTTCGAAATCAACTAATTTCAACTATCGACTTTTGTTCTAAGTATTGATTTGATGGACTTTTTCTTACTgtgcacagacacacactcttttgcaacatacacacacacacacacacacacacacacacacacacacacacacacacacacacacacacacacacacacacacacacacacacacacacacacacacacacacacacacacacacacacacacacacacatcggagagagagagagcgacgcACTCggcacaagaaaaaaaagcaattaagGACGTTGAAAGCAATCTTAAGCGCTGGCTGACGGTGACAGTAACGATGACAGGAAGGCAGGCATAGGCTTTGGAAGGGGAGAGGAGTGGAGAGTGTCGAGTGTAGAGTGTAGAGTGGAGGGGTGCGGTGTGGTGCTCTGTGTCCTGTGCTGAGGGGTGCAGCATGTGAACTCTCATGTCtgatggcagcagcaaaaggtCCTTAAGGATGTGACATGAAATGCTTATCAGCAAACGCAGGCGgacaaacgaacgaacgcaCTTTTAACAcaacatatgtgtgtgtaacacacacactcacacacacacacacacacatagagaggaGAGAGACTCAACAGCACGCCCATGAAATTAGTTTTCCCATAGATAAAACTGACTGTGGGTGTCAATTAAGCAACTCTGTTCAAGCCAAGCGCATCGAATGAGTTCAATCAAAATGTAGCAGGCGTCTTTGCCTCTTTAAATGGCCACACActcgcgcacacacacacagacacacacacacacacagacacattcaTACACACTCATTCAGTGTTTGTCTAGAAAATTATTGGACTGCCATCGACTAATGAATAATGCTCCTGATTTGAGTCGCTTTATTGGGCCACAGGCAAACTTGCCCCACTTGCCACACTCTTGCCACACACTTGCCACACGTTGCATGTCGCCCATACAAATGAAGTGGCGAGCTTTTTATTCGCActtaattgcaatgcaaagcGATGAAACAATAAAGGACAACGCCTAATTATGTATTCCTCGACCAAACACCAAacaccaaataccaaatacccAAACAACTCACAATTCGACGTGATTTATTcgtcattattattttagtattcgtTGGATTGTTCTCGTCGTTGAGCATATGCAACACTCGATTTAATGCTGCCAAAGATTATCACCTCATAATTCACTTATTGCACATTTTGTGATCGCGAAATTAAGATATTGAACAGTCAAGTGTTAAAGAGTTGGcaaaagtttaatattttttttttcatatattttttgaataacaagtgAATTAATTTTAGCTCGAGTTGAAAAATACTGATTAAGAACGATAAAGTTACTACTAGATACAAACATAGTgtggtattttaaaaatataccaaattaatataccgaggattatttttggtatattgatatacacaatttcgttcaaaatatactagattgccAAATATCGGAACGCTTAAATCAAAACAGTGTGAtattagctaaaatatactaaataaatataccgaggATTATATGTAGTATGTTGTTCTttcgtttaaaatataccatagagtaaaaaatataccacatattgCTAAAAAATCGCAACTCCAGTATTAAAACTATCTTGCTACGCGTGacaaaaatctaaatattaaaattataggtgtatttcttatagtctttgagaaTTAGGTGGTCATACGGAATGAAGGAAGGACAGTCGGACAGTCGGCTTTATCGCCACTACTGTTGATGTTGATCatgaatttatatacttcATGGGGTAATTAAttcttctgtctgttacattTGTTAGgctcaaagttataatactcttctatcCTACTAGTAAATAaggcattatttatttgattttctttattatatacatacataaaataagaattttccCCATcatgcaaataattattatttaaatatgtacttatttaataataaagcaaatgttttttttataaaaacaagtcATTAGGCTGGTCTAGCTATTGTACTAAGtactataaaattgaattctaaCTTGATTCTACAAtcataacaaataaatgaaaaattggaATATGCATTCCATTCAATTATTGCCTTGTTAACTGTAAATTACGATATTGATGCGAAATGGAAGCCAACTCTAAAGTATTATTTCTATACTAACATATATAAGTTAATCTTGTTGCTCTCATGTTTTTCGCCAGAAACCTGAGACTAAAAACTGGTCCAAAGAAAAAGTTATTTGTTGATTGCAAATGATTTTAGTCGAAAAATCCTAACAATGCAATATTTCTCTGGCACTCCTATGAATAAtgctattttttatttttaacttacCTTTGCGTTATTCTAATTGTTGAAGTGTGCAAGAAGTTTGCTTGACAAATAAACtttccaaaaaaaatgttgtattgctataatttgaagaaaaaaattgttgaaatttattggatataaaataaaatttggttAAGGATGACCTACAACTGACATATAACATACTACATCAACTATCTAACATAATTCTGCAAATTAATTAGGAACTCAACAAAAACTTGAATACCTAAAAAACATAGTATGGAAAAGTAAGAGATTTGTGGTTGAAGAAAAAATTTGGACTCCACCGTTTagacatatgtataaatatataattttattatacccgctgcccgttgggtagaagggtattataacttagtGGCTACAACAGGCTGATGGACTCATCTCCGActataaagtatgtatatatattctggaTGAGCGTAAACATACAAGATCATATAAAAATGTCCGTCTGCGCGTCTGTCTGTTTACAGTTGATTCTTAGCTGCTTGGTTAGTTTTtgatattggtatattttatatgaaatagtatattggtataataaatatagtttctggtatattttagtacttttccAGTTAGGTTTATACtgttactattactattactatatattattacatattttatatgttattgTATATTGCTAAACCAACTATAACTTTCGgtgcattttaaaattgtccAGGTTGAAAACTCGTGTATTTTCTAtccaatggtatatttgagacGTAAtagtatgtactatatatgtgtataccaaatataacttgcGGTATATGCGGTATATAGTTTTCTAGTCAGGTGCTTGGCTTAAAATTTCGCGTATTGTGTACtcaatggtttttttttctgtgtaatagtatattaatatactaaatatggcttatagtatatttaagtattttttcaattatctGCTTTGACGAAAATCTCGCATATtttgtaatagtatattgatataccaaatgtagcttGCGTtagattttagtattttgtccaatatattattttggatATATTTCCAAGTATAATACCGAACTCAATAGATTTCATTGAAAACTCATTCATTGGCCGGGTATCTcttagtcgagcacactcgcctgtagctttcttacttgtcgtttttttttatatttttggtggCCGCTTAATGCCTGGGATCAGAGTGTCGGTCATATTGTTgcgttggcttttgtttttcttttgaatttttcataaaGGCGGAAAACACGAATATTGTGGACAttaaaatgccacaaaacgTTTTATAGTAATTTTTCATCTTTTCGCCGGCCTCGCCTCGCTTCGCCTCGCTTCGCCTCGCCTCAGTCTGGACGAAGGGGCTGTGAAAAGTGGTTGAGTATTCGGTTGGGTTGggttcggtttggtttggtttggttggGTTCGGTTGGGTTTTTGCGTATTTGGTGGGGGTAGTTTTTGGTCGTGGAATGTTGTCGACGACGTTGTTTCAAACGTTGAGCTCACGCTGTGAAGTAACACGGCACACGACGCATCTAGGCTGATAAATTTTTATCTTTGTATGACAAGTTAATAATGTGCCACAGACCGGAGAGAAGGAAGAACGAACGAAAAAAGGAAGAAGGTCagatggacggacggacggacagacggacagacggacagagtGAGAGCCGCGACTGatgtttattgaaattttcggTGGACTTTTAACGGATTTATTGTGATTTTTAGGTCACGTGACTGTTTAGGAATTTCCTcaacctcctcctcctccgctcctttgtaattgttttttgttgttgtttgattcATGCGACTGATAGCgtaaaacaatttgtaatgaTTGCACAAACATTAGCATATGCCAGACTCGATTTCGAAACAGGGTATTTTCTACAGGGTATGCGGAGTGTGTATTGATTGGCGCGAGTATTATCGATTGTATTTGACCACCAGCAGTAGCTCCGTGGAGAGTAACAAATTCAAAAgtaacgcacacacactcgacagtTTTTGTGCCctgaaaattgttttacatTCATATCTCGCAAAATTACGACACCCTGGGGAAGAAGACAGCCGCTGGTCAGCTTCTCCGtcatctccaactccaactccgatGCCAACTCCGACTTCGTTCTCATCTCATTTTCGTTGCGCACACACGTCTCATCGATATGCAGACCAAAAACCGAGGGGAAAAGGGAAGGAGAAGAGACGACTTGAAGCACCTTTTGCCGTTAAGTATAAATCTTTTGG
Coding sequences:
- the LOC127566380 gene encoding uncharacterized protein LOC127566380, translated to MRTKSELASELELEMTEKLTSGCLLPQGVQYNIFFGKFICQANFLHTSTIRITQRKTEEALTEECSTTIVVEMKTLNTSFKDSGKVKLQKSQNFTIHKQK